One Pantoea trifolii DNA segment encodes these proteins:
- a CDS encoding response regulator transcription factor, with translation MIHSVFIVDDHPLICTGIQALLQSFNYTIVGIAEKGDLLITQLHQSRPDVLLLDLTMPGRAGIPLIADIKRAMPEQKIIVFSASESLFYQRCCLQLGVEGYVYKRGELEMLLSAIKEVERGNRFYPVTHTAADMNEFIESEKLMSLTRRELMVLVKLASGMSNKEIASQLQLSSKTVSTYKIKILHKLGLKGISGINMTAKINELV, from the coding sequence ATGATTCACTCAGTTTTTATTGTGGACGATCACCCATTAATCTGTACGGGTATCCAGGCGCTGTTACAGTCATTTAACTACACCATTGTCGGAATAGCCGAAAAAGGCGATCTTTTGATTACTCAGCTTCATCAGTCACGCCCGGATGTCCTTTTACTCGATCTCACCATGCCAGGCCGCGCGGGAATTCCGCTAATTGCAGATATTAAGCGCGCCATGCCAGAGCAAAAAATCATTGTCTTTTCTGCTTCAGAAAGCCTTTTTTATCAACGCTGTTGCCTGCAACTGGGTGTGGAAGGATATGTTTACAAGCGCGGAGAGTTAGAGATGCTTCTTAGCGCAATTAAAGAGGTTGAGCGCGGAAACCGCTTTTATCCTGTCACGCATACGGCTGCAGACATGAATGAGTTCATTGAAAGTGAAAAATTGATGAGCCTCACACGCCGGGAATTGATGGTATTAGTTAAGCTCGCATCAGGAATGAGTAATAAAGAGATTGCCTCCCAATTGCAGCTGAGCAGTAAAACTGTGAGTACTTATAAAATAAAAATCTTGCACAAGCTTGGATTGAAAGGGATAAGCGGGATTAATATGACAGCGAAGATCAACGAACTGGTGTAA
- a CDS encoding ABC transporter ATP-binding protein — translation MASITLRGLRKSFAAQPVLQDISLQIAQGEFIAVLGPSGCGKTTLLRLLAGFETADGGEIHVGDRCFAAPGVHLPPEDRQLGVVFQSYALWPHMTVTENVAYSLKVNGVARAERERRTQQALELVGLEAFAARRPADLSGGQRQRVALARCLVAQPTLVLLDEPLANLDVHLRATMEEEFRRFHHHSRATLLYITHDQHEAMALADRIVVMDAGRVMQFATPQTLWREPANAMVARFVDDGKVLPISDIEPLGDGRAFATLCGLRVPLRCARDQRPQPQAQASFHAVDFQLAAPGEPQFAARVQRVIYRGGHHQLNVTPLDAPECSITLLLADQPLPAVDATVGVALRDGWILPS, via the coding sequence ATGGCATCAATCACACTGCGCGGGCTGCGCAAATCCTTTGCGGCGCAGCCGGTATTGCAAGACATCTCGCTGCAGATTGCGCAGGGAGAATTCATCGCCGTATTGGGTCCGTCGGGCTGCGGCAAAACCACTTTGCTGCGCCTGCTGGCCGGATTTGAAACCGCCGATGGCGGAGAAATTCACGTTGGCGATCGCTGCTTCGCCGCGCCGGGCGTGCATCTGCCGCCGGAAGATCGTCAGCTTGGCGTGGTGTTCCAGAGCTACGCGCTGTGGCCGCATATGACGGTGACGGAGAATGTCGCCTACAGCCTGAAAGTTAACGGCGTAGCGCGTGCCGAACGCGAGCGCCGCACGCAGCAGGCGCTGGAGCTGGTGGGATTAGAGGCGTTCGCCGCACGTCGTCCTGCCGATCTCTCTGGCGGCCAGCGTCAGCGTGTGGCACTGGCGCGTTGTTTAGTGGCGCAGCCAACGCTGGTTTTGCTCGATGAACCGCTCGCCAACCTTGATGTCCACCTGCGCGCCACCATGGAAGAGGAGTTCCGCCGCTTCCATCATCACAGCCGCGCCACCTTGCTCTACATCACCCACGATCAGCATGAAGCGATGGCGCTGGCCGATCGCATCGTGGTGATGGATGCTGGCCGCGTGATGCAGTTCGCCACGCCGCAAACGCTGTGGCGCGAACCGGCGAATGCCATGGTCGCGCGCTTTGTTGATGACGGCAAAGTACTGCCGATCAGCGATATTGAACCACTCGGCGATGGCCGCGCCTTTGCCACGCTGTGCGGCCTGCGCGTGCCGTTACGCTGCGCGCGGGATCAGCGCCCGCAGCCACAGGCGCAAGCCAGCTTTCATGCCGTCGATTTCCAGTTAGCCGCGCCGGGCGAACCGCAGTTTGCCGCGCGCGTGCAGCGGGTGATTTATCGCGGCGGCCACCATCAACTGAATGTCACGCCGCTGGATGCGCCCGAGTGCAGCATCACGCTGCTGCTGGCCGATCAACCTTTACCCGCTGTCGATGCCACTGTCGGTGTGGCACTGCGCGACGGCTGGATTCTTCCTTCTTAA
- a CDS encoding ABC transporter substrate-binding protein → MRTSFNVLMLASGLFVSAASLADEAPAGRLVVYTSQAPEIAQQTMDAFKAAYPHVQVEWTRNGTTQLMNVLRTEMMSGEAKPDVLLIADAINLGALKNENHLYSYSDAPLSHINPSFYDKDKTFFGTKIIATVIAYNTQHAQPIDSWNALAVDANKGQIAVPSPLYSGAALYKLHTDINTPSIGWSFYKKLAAIGVAPQGGNGPALKAVASGLDKYGIITDADVILAKKKGSPVDLVYPKEGVSYVTEPVAIMKTAHNLPAAKAFVNFMLSEQGQQLVVEQGNRPVDDRVSAPEGFTPINKIKLLSPDVAKAIKEDAAVRDQFTALFGG, encoded by the coding sequence ATGCGTACGTCGTTCAACGTGTTGATGTTAGCCAGTGGATTATTCGTTTCTGCCGCCAGCCTTGCCGATGAGGCACCGGCGGGAAGATTGGTGGTTTATACCTCGCAGGCACCGGAAATTGCCCAGCAAACCATGGATGCCTTTAAAGCCGCCTATCCCCATGTGCAGGTCGAATGGACGCGCAACGGCACCACGCAGTTAATGAACGTGCTGCGCACCGAAATGATGAGCGGTGAAGCCAAGCCGGATGTGTTGCTGATTGCCGATGCCATCAACCTTGGCGCGCTGAAAAACGAAAACCATCTTTATAGCTACAGTGATGCGCCGCTCAGCCACATCAATCCGTCGTTCTACGACAAAGACAAAACCTTCTTCGGCACCAAAATCATCGCCACGGTGATTGCTTACAACACCCAGCACGCGCAGCCGATTGATAGCTGGAACGCGCTGGCGGTTGATGCCAATAAAGGGCAGATTGCGGTGCCAAGCCCGCTCTACTCCGGCGCGGCGCTCTACAAGCTGCACACCGATATCAATACGCCGTCGATTGGCTGGAGCTTCTATAAGAAGCTGGCGGCCATCGGCGTAGCGCCGCAGGGCGGCAACGGCCCGGCGCTAAAAGCGGTCGCCAGCGGGTTGGATAAGTACGGCATCATCACCGACGCTGACGTGATTCTGGCGAAGAAAAAGGGTTCGCCGGTGGATCTGGTCTATCCGAAAGAGGGCGTTTCCTACGTCACCGAGCCGGTTGCCATTATGAAAACCGCGCACAACTTGCCGGCCGCCAAAGCCTTCGTCAACTTTATGCTGTCAGAGCAAGGCCAGCAGCTGGTGGTCGAGCAGGGCAACCGTCCGGTGGACGATCGTGTCTCAGCACCGGAAGGTTTCACGCCGATCAACAAAATCAAGCTGCTGTCGCCGGACGTGGCGAAAGCGATCAAAGAAGATGCGGCAGTGCGCGATCAGTTCACCGCGCTGTTCGGTGGCTAA
- a CDS encoding circularly permuted type 2 ATP-grasp protein — protein sequence MKESYQIASHFYDEMLLSDGQHRAHYQQYWEWLQQADVDAVARKREEAELLFHRVGITFNVYGDDGGAERLIPFDSVPRIIPASEWAMLDRGIRQRVQALNAFLHDIYHQQLILKAGIVPAEQVLVNDQYQPCMQGVDLHRNIYAHIVGVDMVRNNDGEYYVLEDNLRTPSGVSYMLENRKMMMRLYPELFAGQHIAPVERYPSHLLQTLRESSPVNDPVVVVLTPGRFNSAYFEHSFLAQQMGVELVESADLFVKDGAVMMRTTAGPCKVDVIYRRVDDAFLDPLAFRPDSMLGVPGLLSVYRSGNVVLANAIGTGVADDKSIYPYVPDMIRFYLDEDPILNNVPTWQCRKPQDLTYVLANLAKMVVKEVHGAGGYGMLIGPVASQQELSDFRDRLKARPENYIAQDTLSLSTCPTFIDNGLAPRHIDLRPFALCGADIRLVPGGLTRVALNEGSLVVNSSQGGGTKDTWVLEDDASC from the coding sequence ATGAAAGAAAGCTACCAGATAGCATCGCACTTCTATGATGAGATGTTGTTGAGCGATGGCCAACACCGCGCTCACTACCAGCAATACTGGGAATGGTTACAACAGGCGGACGTCGATGCCGTAGCGCGCAAGCGTGAAGAGGCGGAACTGCTGTTTCATCGCGTCGGCATCACCTTCAACGTTTACGGTGATGATGGCGGCGCGGAACGTTTAATTCCTTTCGACAGCGTGCCGCGCATCATTCCTGCCAGCGAGTGGGCGATGCTCGATCGCGGCATTCGCCAGCGCGTGCAAGCCCTCAACGCCTTCCTGCACGATATCTATCATCAGCAACTGATCCTCAAAGCGGGCATCGTGCCTGCCGAACAGGTGCTGGTGAACGATCAATATCAGCCCTGTATGCAAGGCGTCGATCTGCATCGCAATATCTACGCGCATATTGTCGGCGTGGATATGGTGCGCAATAACGATGGCGAATATTACGTGCTGGAGGACAATCTGCGCACCCCGTCTGGCGTCTCCTACATGCTGGAGAACCGCAAGATGATGATGCGCCTCTATCCGGAGTTGTTCGCCGGGCAGCACATCGCGCCGGTTGAGCGCTATCCCTCGCATCTGCTGCAAACCCTGCGGGAAAGCTCGCCGGTCAACGATCCGGTGGTGGTGGTGCTGACGCCGGGCCGCTTTAACAGCGCCTATTTTGAACATAGCTTCCTTGCGCAGCAGATGGGCGTTGAGCTGGTGGAGAGCGCCGATCTGTTTGTGAAAGATGGCGCAGTGATGATGCGTACCACCGCCGGGCCCTGCAAAGTCGATGTGATCTATCGTCGCGTGGATGATGCCTTCCTCGATCCACTGGCATTCCGCCCGGATTCTATGCTCGGCGTGCCGGGCTTATTATCGGTATATCGATCTGGCAACGTGGTGCTGGCGAACGCGATCGGCACCGGCGTCGCCGATGACAAATCGATCTACCCGTATGTGCCGGACATGATCCGCTTCTACCTCGATGAAGATCCGATCCTCAATAACGTCCCAACCTGGCAATGCCGCAAACCGCAGGATCTTACCTATGTGCTGGCTAATCTGGCGAAAATGGTGGTGAAAGAGGTACACGGCGCGGGCGGTTACGGCATGTTGATTGGACCGGTGGCGAGCCAGCAGGAGCTGAGTGATTTCCGCGATCGCCTCAAAGCGCGGCCGGAAAACTACATCGCGCAGGACACGCTGTCGCTCTCGACGTGCCCGACCTTTATCGACAACGGCCTCGCGCCACGCCATATCGATCTGCGTCCGTTTGCGCTGTGCGGCGCGGATATTCGTCTGGTGCCCGGCGGTTTAACCCGCGTGGCGCTGAACGAAGGTTCGCTGGTGGTGAATTCGTCGCAGGGCGGCGGCACCAAGGACACGTGGGTTCTGGAGGATGACGCATCATGCTAA
- a CDS encoding alpha-E domain-containing protein produces the protein MLSRTASGLYWMARYLERAEQLARVLDVTNRLSLMPVRGSQGDELLLPLNLTGTRELFETLNGRCTMPQLFNFFALDDRNPCSIFSCWQEAWNNAHAVRGSLSSEVWESINSTWIEMRNTRRRGITSANADTFFDWVKERSHLFRGAMFGTLLRGDAMSFIRIGTLMERSDGTARLLSVNQQLLEQQSDSVREYYCLDTLLRAVSAREAYNAIFKQQLLPDLVNEMLILRSESPRSLHSCIDEIATQLENIGSSGEDRPRYLITVLLAEMRFSTWESLTQEGLYHWLNAFLTRLNALADSINHTYLEAK, from the coding sequence ATGCTAAGCCGCACGGCCAGTGGCCTTTATTGGATGGCGCGCTATCTCGAACGCGCAGAACAACTCGCACGCGTGTTGGACGTGACCAACCGTTTGTCATTAATGCCGGTGCGCGGCAGCCAGGGCGATGAGCTGCTGCTGCCGCTCAATCTCACCGGCACACGTGAACTGTTTGAAACCCTGAATGGCCGCTGCACCATGCCGCAGTTGTTCAACTTCTTCGCGCTCGATGACCGCAATCCGTGCAGCATCTTCAGCTGCTGGCAGGAGGCGTGGAACAACGCGCATGCGGTGCGCGGCAGCTTGTCGTCGGAAGTGTGGGAGAGCATCAACTCGACGTGGATTGAGATGCGTAACACGCGGCGACGCGGTATTACCAGCGCTAACGCCGACACCTTTTTCGATTGGGTGAAAGAGCGTTCGCACCTGTTTCGTGGCGCGATGTTCGGCACCTTGCTGCGCGGCGATGCGATGAGTTTTATCCGCATTGGCACGCTGATGGAGCGCAGCGACGGCACTGCGCGTTTGCTGAGTGTGAATCAGCAATTGCTGGAGCAGCAGTCGGATTCGGTACGCGAATATTATTGCCTCGACACCTTGCTGCGCGCGGTTTCAGCGCGTGAAGCTTACAACGCCATCTTCAAGCAGCAGCTGTTGCCCGATCTGGTGAATGAGATGCTGATCCTGCGCAGTGAAAGTCCGCGATCGCTGCACTCCTGTATTGATGAGATCGCCACACAGTTAGAGAACATCGGCAGCAGCGGCGAAGATCGCCCGCGCTATTTGATCACCGTGCTGCTGGCCGAAATGCGCTTCAGTACCTGGGAAAGCCTGACTCAGGAAGGCTTGTATCACTGGCTCAATGCATTCCTGACGCGCCTGAATGCGCTGGCCGACAGCATCAATCACACCTATCTGGAGGCGAAATGA
- a CDS encoding ABC transporter permease: MSVLSNEWRSAARKAPRVNSERLILALMVLLIGLLSVAPLMRLVWTAIAPNGVPDIARLTRLLASDRVLIASGNTLLIALSSTLISVVLGTAAAWLVALSDLRAKTAWVFAFILPLMIPPQVTALAWLQALAPGSPLALLFATLGLPWFAPGEQPLYSLTGIVLLLGTHNAPLVFLTVRAGLRRLPADLVEAAQASGASRARILFTIVLPLARPAIFAGAALTFVAAAGNFGIQAMLGIPARVPTLITLVYQQLNGIGPGALPNTAVYALLIAVITLAGMAASAWLGGRHDVRVNGAPRLWQQSLGRGRIAVEGVAWLWMALTLLLPLSALLITALTSGFGQALRWQTLTLENFHAALWGYPAVRHAFFTSLGLTTLTALILTVCALFLAYFLSWRRTKLVRGLWLASELTYALPGIVTGVAAMLFFLRPLPIVNISLYGTVWIILAAYLANFLALVLRPTLAGFAQLEPALDEAARLCGAGFLRRMRDILLPLAAPSALAGSVLVFLTALNEIQVSVLLVTSQTQTIGPTIVFLDEGGSASLAAAVGCLMIVVVCLLMALATCLTRRLPHGTLPWQT, translated from the coding sequence ATGAGCGTGTTGAGCAACGAATGGCGCAGTGCGGCGCGCAAAGCGCCGCGCGTTAACAGCGAGCGGTTGATTCTGGCGCTGATGGTGCTGCTGATTGGTTTGCTGTCGGTCGCTCCGCTGATGCGGCTGGTGTGGACCGCCATCGCGCCCAACGGCGTACCGGATATCGCGCGCTTAACGCGCCTGCTGGCGAGCGATCGCGTGTTGATCGCCAGCGGCAATACCTTGCTCATCGCGCTCAGTTCTACCCTGATTTCCGTGGTGCTCGGCACCGCCGCCGCATGGCTGGTGGCGCTCAGCGATCTGCGTGCTAAAACCGCCTGGGTGTTTGCGTTTATCCTGCCGCTGATGATTCCGCCGCAGGTGACTGCGCTGGCCTGGCTGCAGGCGCTGGCACCAGGCAGTCCGCTGGCGCTGCTGTTCGCCACGCTTGGATTGCCATGGTTTGCCCCCGGCGAGCAGCCGCTTTACTCCTTAACCGGCATTGTGCTGCTGCTCGGCACGCACAATGCGCCTTTAGTGTTTCTCACCGTGCGCGCCGGTTTGCGCCGTTTGCCTGCTGATTTGGTGGAAGCGGCGCAGGCCAGCGGGGCGTCTCGCGCGCGCATCCTGTTCACCATTGTGCTGCCGCTGGCGCGCCCGGCGATTTTTGCCGGAGCCGCGCTGACCTTTGTCGCGGCGGCGGGCAACTTCGGCATTCAGGCGATGCTGGGGATCCCGGCGCGCGTGCCCACGCTGATCACGCTGGTGTATCAGCAGCTGAATGGTATTGGCCCAGGCGCGCTGCCGAACACGGCGGTGTATGCGTTATTGATTGCGGTGATCACGTTAGCGGGCATGGCGGCCAGCGCCTGGTTGGGCGGACGCCATGATGTGCGCGTCAACGGTGCACCGCGCCTGTGGCAGCAATCGCTGGGGCGCGGGCGTATAGCGGTTGAGGGCGTCGCCTGGCTGTGGATGGCGCTGACCTTGCTGTTACCGCTCAGCGCGCTGCTAATCACCGCGCTCACCAGCGGTTTTGGTCAGGCGCTCAGATGGCAAACGCTGACGCTGGAGAACTTCCATGCCGCGTTGTGGGGCTATCCGGCGGTGCGGCACGCGTTTTTCACCAGCCTCGGATTAACCACGCTGACGGCGCTGATTTTGACGGTTTGCGCGCTGTTTCTCGCCTACTTCCTTAGCTGGCGGCGTACCAAACTGGTGCGCGGTTTGTGGCTGGCGAGTGAACTGACCTACGCGCTGCCAGGCATTGTCACCGGCGTGGCGGCGATGCTGTTCTTCCTGCGCCCGCTGCCGATCGTCAATATTTCGCTGTATGGCACGGTGTGGATCATTCTCGCCGCCTATCTGGCGAACTTCCTCGCGCTGGTGTTGCGCCCCACGCTGGCCGGATTTGCCCAACTGGAACCGGCACTGGATGAAGCCGCACGCTTGTGCGGCGCCGGTTTTCTGCGCCGCATGCGCGACATCTTGTTGCCGCTGGCGGCACCCTCCGCGCTGGCAGGCAGCGTGCTGGTGTTTCTCACCGCGCTGAATGAAATCCAGGTTTCGGTGCTGCTGGTCACCTCGCAAACGCAAACCATCGGGCCGACCATTGTGTTTCTCGATGAAGGCGGTTCCGCTTCGCTGGCGGCGGCGGTCGGTTGCCTGATGATTGTGGTGGTGTGTTTATTAATGGCGTTGGCCACATGTCTGACCCGGCGCCTGCCGCACGGCACTTTGCCGTGGCAAACGTAA
- a CDS encoding proteasome-type protease codes for MTYCVAMRLSSGMIFVSDSRTNAGVDHISSFRKLHVFQVDDERTLVLQSAGNLATTQSVLSLLRRNNGDSDQPNLLNGRSLYDIALMVGETLREVIKRDGEEFGGTLLLGGQIRGEEPRLFQIYPQGNFIEASVDTPYFQIGESKYGKPIIDRVLRYETPLSQAMQCALISMDSTLASNISVGLPLDVMVYRTDSFSDSEQYHITEHHPYFSQIRQLWSKGLLSVFSQLPPLKL; via the coding sequence ATGACTTATTGTGTGGCAATGCGTTTATCGTCAGGGATGATTTTTGTATCCGATTCACGCACCAATGCGGGCGTCGATCATATTTCCTCGTTCCGTAAATTGCATGTATTTCAGGTCGATGATGAACGCACGTTGGTGCTGCAAAGCGCCGGCAATCTGGCCACCACGCAGAGCGTGCTGAGCCTGCTGCGACGCAACAACGGCGATAGCGATCAACCGAATTTGCTCAATGGGCGATCGCTGTATGACATCGCGCTGATGGTGGGTGAAACGCTGCGCGAGGTGATCAAGCGCGATGGCGAGGAGTTTGGCGGCACGCTGCTGCTGGGCGGGCAGATTCGTGGTGAGGAGCCGCGTCTATTCCAGATCTATCCGCAGGGCAACTTCATCGAAGCCAGCGTCGATACGCCTTATTTTCAGATTGGTGAGAGTAAGTACGGTAAACCGATTATTGACCGCGTGCTGCGCTATGAAACGCCGCTGAGTCAGGCGATGCAGTGTGCGCTGATTTCGATGGATTCGACGCTGGCGAGTAATATTTCAGTGGGTTTACCGCTGGATGTGATGGTCTACCGTACTGACAGTTTCAGCGACAGCGAGCAATATCACATCACCGAGCACCATCCCTATTTTTCACAAATTCGTCAGCTGTGGAGTAAAGGGCTGCTGAGCGTTTTTTCGCAACTGCCTCCGTTGAAGCTATAA
- a CDS encoding capsular polysaccharide synthesis protein gives MIIYTYWVDLPGKTKPAYLNLCMKSWKNNIPNLEIKIINHKNIYDFIPKKILPPVFFQFSLAMQSDMVSAWVLTMLGGVFIDADTIITKNISDMNFLKGDKLYTFGYPASRGIHLAVLSANKRNKLTAAWFMGIIARLNNIRGEISWNYVGNGILDPLIKSGEYDDYLHILDAVEEGNILEARQPEKEPWERYLSYYFMPKSQKDFSSELAKCKCGIISLHNSWTPEVFKDFSEEKITSMKNDYLLPYILMEANS, from the coding sequence ATGATTATTTACACCTATTGGGTTGACCTGCCAGGGAAAACCAAACCGGCCTATCTTAATTTATGTATGAAGAGTTGGAAAAACAACATCCCCAACCTGGAAATAAAAATCATTAATCATAAAAATATCTATGATTTCATACCTAAAAAGATACTGCCGCCGGTTTTCTTCCAGTTCTCTTTAGCAATGCAATCAGACATGGTTTCAGCATGGGTATTAACCATGTTAGGCGGTGTTTTTATTGATGCCGACACCATAATCACAAAAAACATCAGTGATATGAATTTTCTCAAAGGGGATAAACTGTATACTTTTGGCTATCCAGCATCGCGAGGCATTCATCTTGCCGTGTTATCTGCTAATAAAAGAAACAAACTGACTGCCGCGTGGTTCATGGGGATCATCGCGCGTCTTAATAACATTAGAGGCGAAATTTCATGGAACTATGTCGGCAACGGCATTTTAGATCCCCTGATCAAAAGTGGTGAGTATGATGATTACCTTCATATTCTGGATGCCGTTGAAGAGGGAAATATTTTAGAGGCCAGGCAACCTGAGAAAGAGCCATGGGAACGCTATTTGTCATACTATTTCATGCCAAAATCGCAGAAGGATTTTTCCAGCGAACTGGCAAAGTGTAAATGTGGCATTATTTCACTGCATAATTCATGGACACCAGAAGTCTTCAAAGATTTCTCTGAAGAGAAAATTACAAGCATGAAAAATGATTACTTGCTTCCTTATATTCTGATGGAAGCGAATAGCTAG
- a CDS encoding lysophospholipid acyltransferase family protein, producing MFSVDQLLDTYWPGHQPANWQKSVLKWAVREHEFQAFAARYRHLKGVDMVEQVLEHLDVRCELSERDLEQIPTRGPVVIVANHPLGALDGLALLAAVSQVRRDVKIVANRMLMMLEPINNMMLPVDNMGNRTSREQLTHMQQHLDNQGVLIIFPAGEVSRLSSRGVRDRHWHHSFLRLAARARAPIVPVHVVGRNSLAFYAAAKIASPLALLMLVREMFRQRGTRIKLHIGEQIPFANWHDGHTPGKELAKRLRKHLYRIGQGRRGLFPTEAAIARPEDRAELKKALMESERLGTLPDGKQIYLWRRNGASWVPLLRELGRLREVAFRAVGEGSGRRRDLDKYDDDYYHLILWDDDALEIVGAYRFIPGAEQLERRGLEGIYSDSLFHYDERMLPIINQGLELGRSFIQPAYWGKRGLDYLWMGIGAYIARYPETRYLFGPVSISGGMPLAARDLLVAFYRLYFPTELPLATSRRPYPASLPEVLAQFTGDNYSEDLRRLKHLLANLGTAIPTLYKQYSEVCEPGGVQFIDFGSDPDFNNCIDGLVLVDLTRVKLARYERYIGMHL from the coding sequence ATGTTTTCAGTTGATCAGCTTCTCGATACTTACTGGCCTGGCCATCAACCGGCGAACTGGCAAAAAAGCGTCCTGAAATGGGCGGTTCGTGAACATGAATTCCAGGCGTTTGCCGCCCGCTATCGCCACCTTAAAGGCGTGGATATGGTGGAGCAAGTACTGGAGCACCTGGATGTGCGTTGTGAACTGAGCGAACGCGATTTGGAGCAGATCCCAACGCGCGGGCCGGTAGTGATTGTTGCTAATCATCCGCTTGGTGCGCTGGATGGCCTGGCGCTGCTGGCGGCGGTTTCGCAGGTGCGGCGTGATGTGAAAATTGTCGCTAACCGCATGTTGATGATGCTGGAACCGATCAACAACATGATGCTGCCGGTGGATAATATGGGCAACCGCACCAGCCGCGAACAGCTAACGCATATGCAGCAGCATCTGGATAATCAGGGTGTACTGATCATCTTCCCTGCGGGCGAAGTGTCGCGCCTTTCCAGCCGTGGCGTACGCGATCGTCACTGGCACCACAGTTTCTTACGCCTCGCCGCCCGCGCTCGCGCGCCGATCGTGCCGGTGCACGTGGTGGGGCGCAACAGCCTGGCGTTCTACGCCGCCGCTAAAATAGCCTCGCCGCTGGCGTTATTAATGCTGGTACGCGAAATGTTTCGCCAGCGCGGTACGCGCATCAAGCTGCACATCGGCGAGCAGATCCCCTTTGCCAACTGGCATGATGGCCACACGCCGGGCAAAGAGCTGGCGAAGCGGCTACGCAAACATCTGTATCGCATTGGACAAGGGCGGCGCGGCCTGTTCCCGACCGAAGCGGCGATTGCGCGTCCGGAAGATCGCGCCGAGCTGAAAAAAGCGCTGATGGAAAGCGAGCGACTGGGCACGCTGCCGGATGGCAAGCAGATCTACCTGTGGCGACGCAACGGCGCCAGCTGGGTGCCGTTGCTGCGTGAGCTTGGACGTTTACGCGAAGTGGCGTTCCGCGCAGTAGGCGAGGGCAGCGGGCGACGTCGCGATCTCGACAAATACGATGACGATTACTATCACCTGATTCTGTGGGATGACGATGCGCTGGAGATCGTCGGTGCCTATCGCTTTATTCCCGGCGCTGAGCAGCTGGAGCGCCGCGGGCTGGAGGGCATCTACAGCGATAGCCTGTTCCACTACGACGAGCGCATGTTGCCGATCATCAATCAAGGTCTGGAGCTGGGCCGCAGTTTTATTCAGCCCGCCTATTGGGGTAAACGCGGCCTCGATTATTTGTGGATGGGCATTGGTGCCTACATCGCCAGGTATCCCGAAACCCGCTATCTGTTTGGTCCGGTCTCAATCTCGGGCGGCATGCCGCTGGCGGCGCGCGATCTGCTGGTGGCGTTCTATCGCCTGTATTTCCCCACCGAACTGCCGCTGGCGACCTCTCGCCGCCCTTATCCGGCCTCGCTGCCGGAAGTGCTGGCGCAGTTCACCGGCGATAACTACAGCGAAGATTTACGCCGCTTGAAGCATCTGCTGGCGAATCTCGGCACTGCCATTCCCACGCTTTACAAGCAATATTCCGAGGTGTGCGAGCCGGGCGGCGTGCAGTTTATCGATTTCGGCAGCGATCCAGATTTCAATAATTGTATCGATGGTTTGGTGCTGGTGGATCTGACGCGGGTGAAGCTTGCGCGTTATGAGCGGTATATCGGCATGCACCTGTGA
- a CDS encoding transglutaminase family protein: protein MRLNIEHKTRYAYEHQVTLSTQYLRLTPQNSVHQQILSWELELPCEATCTQDAYGNVMHVLTLDTPHQQLDIAARGVVEILDDGEWAPDPESLLSPLVFLRSSPLTQPDGEIREFAKRYWRPEKPLASLEKLMDELLLKMPYRPGSTLVTDAATKVFAAGSGVCQDHSHVFLACCRSLGIPARYVSGYLYTENVEHVATHAWVEAWLDGSWHSFDITNNTRSTRQHLRLAVGVDYLDACPVRGMRLGGGGEDMLAVAAVLQVHAQQ, encoded by the coding sequence ATGAGACTGAACATCGAGCATAAAACCCGTTACGCCTATGAACATCAGGTGACACTCAGCACCCAATATCTGCGCCTGACGCCGCAAAATTCGGTGCATCAGCAGATACTCTCGTGGGAGCTCGAGCTGCCGTGTGAAGCCACCTGCACGCAGGATGCATACGGCAATGTGATGCATGTGCTGACGCTAGATACGCCGCATCAGCAGCTGGATATCGCCGCGCGTGGCGTGGTGGAGATCCTTGATGATGGCGAATGGGCACCCGATCCGGAATCATTATTGTCGCCGTTGGTGTTTCTGCGCTCATCGCCGCTGACGCAGCCGGACGGTGAGATCCGTGAGTTCGCCAAGCGCTACTGGCGACCGGAAAAACCGCTGGCCAGCCTGGAAAAACTCATGGATGAACTGCTGCTGAAGATGCCGTATCGTCCGGGCAGCACGTTGGTTACTGATGCCGCCACGAAAGTATTTGCCGCCGGCAGCGGCGTTTGCCAGGATCACAGTCACGTGTTTCTCGCCTGCTGTCGTAGTCTGGGGATTCCGGCGCGCTATGTGAGCGGCTATCTCTATACTGAAAACGTTGAGCACGTCGCCACTCACGCCTGGGTTGAAGCCTGGCTGGATGGCAGTTGGCACAGCTTTGATATCACCAATAATACTCGCAGCACGCGCCAGCATTTACGTCTGGCGGTCGGTGTGGATTATCTCGATGCGTGTCCGGTGCGCGGTATGCGGCTGGGCGGCGGCGGTGAAGATATGCTGGCGGTGGCTGCGGTGCTTCAGGTGCATGCGCAGCAGTAA